Proteins found in one Bacillus subtilis subsp. subtilis str. 168 genomic segment:
- the yjzC gene encoding hypothetical protein (Evidence 4: Unknown function but conserved in other organisms; PubMedId: 25859258) encodes MGQQHQFRPGQKAPNNGVYVEIGETGSMVKNPQKVHLSAGEMFPETSNHNRLWTYKRKP; translated from the coding sequence GTGGGACAGCAGCACCAATTCCGGCCCGGACAGAAAGCGCCTAATAACGGTGTCTACGTAGAAATCGGCGAGACAGGGAGCATGGTTAAAAACCCTCAAAAGGTCCATCTGTCAGCAGGGGAAATGTTCCCCGAAACATCAAACCACAACCGGCTGTGGACCTACAAAAGAAAGCCGTGA
- the carA gene encoding arginine-specific carbamoyl-phosphate synthetase (small subunit) (Evidence 1a: Function from experimental evidences in the studied strain; PubMedId: 216664, 230177, 1116335; Product type e: enzyme), protein MEGYLVLEDGTSFSGELDGHENCTGEAVFFTGMTGYQEVLTDPSYKGQIIVFTYPLIGNYGINEKDFESKKPQVKAAVVYEACDHFSHYEAVYSLKEYLQKWNIPLLTHVDTRAVVKKIRANGTMGATVTASKEGAEIALQPENVAEQASAQEISTFGDGNKHIALIDFGYKKSIASSLVKRGCKVTVVPYQQMEAVYNIKPDGIVLSNGPGDPKAIQPYLGKIKSIISRFPTLGICLGHQLIALAFGGNTFKLPFGHRGANHPVIDRKTKRVFMTSQNHSYVVDEQSINEEELTIRFHHVNDTSVEGLAHKKLPVMSVQFHPEAHPGPAESEWIFDDYLKNVIPARREIAHA, encoded by the coding sequence ATGGAAGGTTATTTAGTGTTAGAAGATGGGACATCGTTCAGCGGCGAGCTGGACGGTCATGAAAACTGCACGGGAGAAGCTGTTTTTTTCACAGGAATGACAGGCTACCAGGAAGTGCTGACAGATCCATCATATAAGGGACAGATTATTGTATTTACCTACCCGCTGATTGGCAACTACGGCATAAATGAAAAGGATTTTGAAAGCAAGAAACCGCAAGTAAAAGCCGCGGTTGTCTATGAGGCGTGTGATCACTTTTCTCATTATGAAGCGGTATACAGCCTCAAGGAGTATCTACAGAAATGGAATATTCCGCTGTTAACCCATGTTGATACGAGGGCTGTCGTGAAGAAAATCCGGGCAAACGGGACGATGGGTGCGACAGTCACAGCCTCTAAAGAAGGAGCTGAGATTGCCCTTCAACCAGAGAATGTGGCAGAGCAGGCTTCCGCCCAGGAAATCAGCACATTCGGCGACGGGAATAAACATATCGCTCTCATTGATTTTGGCTATAAAAAGTCAATCGCATCATCACTTGTCAAACGAGGCTGCAAGGTTACCGTGGTGCCATACCAGCAAATGGAGGCCGTATACAACATCAAACCCGATGGAATTGTGCTATCGAACGGACCTGGAGATCCGAAAGCCATTCAGCCATATTTAGGAAAGATCAAAAGCATCATCAGCCGCTTTCCGACTCTAGGCATTTGTCTCGGACATCAGCTGATCGCGCTCGCGTTTGGAGGGAATACTTTTAAGCTGCCATTCGGGCACAGGGGAGCTAATCATCCGGTCATCGACCGTAAGACGAAACGGGTCTTTATGACAAGCCAAAACCACAGCTATGTGGTTGATGAACAGTCGATTAATGAAGAAGAGCTCACCATCAGGTTTCATCATGTCAATGATACGTCAGTTGAAGGGCTTGCCCATAAAAAACTGCCTGTCATGAGTGTTCAATTCCACCCGGAAGCCCATCCCGGACCTGCGGAAAGCGAATGGATTTTTGATGATTATCTAAAGAATGTGATACCAGCAAGGAGAGAAATCGCGCATGCCTAA
- the argJ gene encoding ornithine acetyltransferase; amino-acid acetyltransferase (Evidence 1a: Function from experimental evidences in the studied strain; PubMedId: 8025667, 10931207, 16409639, 24163341; Product type e: enzyme): protein MIQLSEDQIVKVTGDVSSPKGFQAKGVHCGLRYSKKDLGVIISETPAVSAAVYTQSHFQAAPIKVTQDSLKHGPTLKAVIVNSAIANACTGEQGLKDAYTMRESFASQLGIEPELVAVSSTGVIGEHLDMEKIHAGIELLKETPAGSGDFEEAILTTDTVIKQTCYELAIGGKTVTIGGAAKGSGMIHPNMATMLGFVTTDAAIEEKALQKALREITDVSFNQITVDGETSTNDMVLVMANGCAENECLTEDHPDWPVFKKALLLTCEDLAKEIARDGEGATKLIEAQVQGAKNNLDANVIAKKIVGSNLVKTAVYGTDANWGRIIGAIGHSAAQVTAEEVEVYLGGQCLFKNNEPQPFSESIAKEYLEGDEITIVIKMAEGDGNGRAWGCDLTYDYIKINASYRT, encoded by the coding sequence ATGATTCAGTTAAGTGAAGATCAAATTGTAAAAGTAACAGGTGATGTATCCTCGCCAAAAGGGTTTCAGGCAAAGGGTGTGCATTGCGGACTGCGCTACTCGAAAAAAGACCTCGGCGTCATTATCAGCGAGACACCGGCCGTGAGTGCAGCAGTTTATACCCAAAGCCACTTTCAGGCTGCTCCGATCAAAGTGACACAAGACAGCTTAAAGCACGGACCGACACTGAAAGCCGTCATCGTCAACAGCGCCATTGCCAACGCCTGCACGGGAGAACAGGGCTTAAAGGACGCATACACAATGCGGGAGAGCTTTGCTTCACAGCTTGGCATTGAGCCGGAGCTTGTCGCTGTTTCATCAACGGGTGTCATCGGCGAGCATTTAGACATGGAAAAAATCCACGCGGGGATCGAACTGCTGAAAGAAACACCTGCGGGATCAGGCGATTTTGAGGAAGCGATTTTAACAACTGATACGGTGATCAAGCAGACGTGCTATGAACTGGCAATCGGCGGCAAAACAGTCACGATCGGCGGAGCGGCCAAAGGCTCTGGGATGATACACCCGAACATGGCCACGATGCTGGGATTTGTGACAACTGACGCGGCAATCGAAGAAAAAGCGCTGCAAAAGGCGCTTCGGGAAATCACTGACGTTTCATTTAACCAAATCACAGTTGACGGAGAAACATCCACGAACGACATGGTATTAGTTATGGCGAATGGCTGCGCCGAAAACGAGTGCCTGACAGAAGACCATCCAGACTGGCCGGTCTTTAAAAAAGCGCTCTTGCTCACTTGTGAGGATCTAGCTAAAGAGATTGCCAGAGACGGAGAAGGCGCGACAAAACTAATTGAAGCCCAAGTACAGGGAGCGAAAAACAATCTTGATGCAAACGTCATTGCCAAAAAGATTGTCGGCTCAAATCTTGTAAAAACGGCAGTATACGGAACAGATGCCAACTGGGGGCGGATCATCGGAGCCATCGGACACTCCGCAGCACAGGTGACGGCAGAAGAAGTAGAGGTTTATCTTGGCGGCCAATGCCTGTTTAAGAATAACGAACCTCAGCCATTCTCTGAATCTATCGCCAAGGAATACCTTGAAGGAGATGAAATCACCATTGTCATCAAGATGGCTGAAGGGGACGGAAACGGGAGAGCGTGGGGCTGTGACCTGACCTATGACTATATCAAAATTAACGCGAGCTATCGCACGTAA
- the argD gene encoding N-acetylornithine aminotransferase (Evidence 2a: Function from experimental evidences in other organisms; PubMedId: 17012789; Product type e : enzyme), whose protein sequence is MSSLFQTYGRWDIDIKKAKGTYVEDQNGKTYLDFIQGIAVSNLGHCHEAVTEAVKKQLDSVWHVSNLFQNSLQEQAAQKLAAHSAGDLVFFCNSGAEANEGAIKLARKATGKTKIITFLQSFHGRTYAGMAATGQDKIKTGFGPMLGGFHYLPYNDPSAFKALGEEGDIAAVMLETVQGEGGVNPASAEFLSAVQSFCKEKQALLIIDEIQTGIGRTGKGFAYEHFGLSPDIITVAKGLGNGFPVGAVIGKKQLGEAFTPGSHGTTFGGNMLAMAAVNATLQIVFQPDFLQEAADKGAFLKEQLEAELKSPFVKQIRGKGLMLGIECDGPVADIIAELQTLGLLVLPAGPNVIRLLPPLTVTKDEIAEAVSKLKQAIAHHSAVNQ, encoded by the coding sequence ATGAGCAGCTTGTTTCAAACCTACGGCCGTTGGGATATTGACATCAAAAAAGCAAAGGGAACGTACGTTGAGGATCAAAACGGCAAAACGTACCTTGATTTCATTCAGGGGATTGCGGTATCAAATCTAGGACACTGCCATGAAGCGGTGACAGAGGCAGTCAAAAAACAGCTTGACAGCGTATGGCACGTATCCAACCTGTTTCAAAACAGTCTCCAAGAGCAAGCGGCGCAGAAGCTGGCAGCGCATAGTGCGGGAGATCTTGTCTTTTTCTGCAACAGCGGCGCGGAGGCGAATGAAGGTGCGATAAAGCTTGCCAGAAAAGCAACTGGAAAAACAAAAATCATCACTTTTCTTCAGTCGTTCCATGGCCGCACGTATGCAGGGATGGCTGCGACCGGACAGGATAAAATCAAAACAGGCTTCGGCCCGATGCTTGGAGGCTTTCACTACCTGCCATACAATGATCCTTCTGCTTTTAAAGCTCTTGGGGAGGAAGGCGATATTGCCGCGGTGATGCTTGAAACAGTGCAGGGAGAAGGAGGAGTCAATCCGGCGAGTGCTGAATTTTTATCAGCCGTACAGTCGTTTTGCAAGGAAAAGCAAGCCCTTCTCATTATTGATGAAATCCAGACCGGCATCGGACGGACGGGAAAAGGCTTCGCATATGAGCACTTCGGACTCTCACCGGATATCATCACAGTCGCCAAAGGATTGGGAAACGGCTTTCCGGTCGGCGCTGTCATCGGAAAGAAACAGCTTGGAGAAGCGTTTACCCCTGGTTCTCACGGAACGACTTTCGGAGGAAACATGCTGGCGATGGCTGCTGTGAATGCCACATTGCAAATTGTATTCCAGCCTGACTTTTTGCAAGAGGCTGCTGACAAAGGGGCGTTTTTAAAAGAACAGCTTGAGGCAGAGCTAAAGAGCCCTTTTGTTAAACAAATCCGAGGTAAAGGATTAATGCTTGGAATTGAGTGTGATGGCCCGGTTGCTGACATTATTGCTGAATTGCAGACATTAGGCTTGCTTGTATTGCCGGCCGGCCCGAACGTGATTCGGCTGCTGCCGCCGCTCACCGTGACTAAGGATGAAATAGCAGAAGCCGTCAGCAAGCTGAAACAGGCAATCGCTCATCATTCCGCTGTAAACCAGTGA
- the yjzD gene encoding forespore targeted protein (Evidence 1a: Function from experimental evidences in the studied strain; PubMedId: 19775244; Product type f: factor), with product MRYIIAFIWTFLLSHMACYLVASMNSVTYNFKTSSVIAVVLYVLIMVLAEIMPMNKNASQH from the coding sequence GTGCGATATATTATTGCCTTTATTTGGACGTTCCTTTTATCACATATGGCATGCTACTTGGTTGCAAGCATGAACAGCGTTACGTATAATTTCAAAACATCATCTGTCATTGCTGTTGTACTGTATGTCTTAATCATGGTTTTAGCAGAAATCATGCCTATGAACAAAAATGCAAGCCAGCATTAA
- the argB gene encoding N-acetylglutamate 5-phosphotransferase (acetylglutamate kinase) (Evidence 1a: Function from experimental evidences in the studied strain; PubMedId: 3005232, 8473852; Product type e: enzyme): MKKTIVFKCGGSVIRELSEEFYQNLKELRASGWKLAIVHGGGPEITNMLKRLNIKTEFSGGQRKTTKPVLEVAEMVLSGSVNKFFVAELAKHGLRAAGISGKDGGLLEADYLDPETYGEVGEIKKVDASMVNALMENGIIPVIAPLSMTSDCKTLNVNADLAASAVAGALEADKLMFVTDVDGIMKEKQRLDVLTPKEIQMLIKQEVITGGMIPKVNSALSALSDQVSEVMIVNGKGSFFAEQTFQGTKIVKAKEAVS, translated from the coding sequence ATGAAGAAAACAATCGTTTTTAAATGCGGGGGAAGCGTCATCCGTGAGCTGTCGGAGGAATTTTATCAAAATCTGAAAGAGCTGAGGGCGTCAGGCTGGAAGCTGGCAATCGTACATGGCGGGGGACCGGAAATCACAAATATGCTGAAACGGTTAAATATCAAGACAGAGTTTTCGGGCGGACAGAGGAAAACAACGAAGCCGGTGCTGGAAGTGGCGGAAATGGTTTTATCCGGTTCTGTCAATAAATTTTTCGTTGCTGAGCTTGCCAAACACGGACTGCGAGCCGCGGGCATTTCTGGTAAGGATGGCGGTCTTTTGGAGGCTGATTATCTAGATCCGGAAACATACGGAGAAGTGGGAGAAATCAAAAAAGTCGATGCGTCCATGGTGAACGCGCTGATGGAAAATGGCATCATCCCCGTTATTGCGCCGCTGTCTATGACAAGCGACTGCAAAACGCTGAATGTAAATGCTGATCTGGCTGCTTCAGCAGTCGCCGGAGCGCTTGAAGCCGATAAGCTGATGTTCGTCACGGATGTCGATGGAATCATGAAGGAAAAGCAGCGTCTGGACGTCCTGACCCCTAAGGAGATTCAGATGCTGATCAAGCAGGAAGTGATCACAGGAGGGATGATCCCGAAGGTCAATTCAGCCTTGTCAGCTTTATCAGATCAGGTGTCTGAAGTCATGATCGTAAACGGTAAAGGATCATTCTTCGCAGAACAAACCTTTCAAGGGACAAAAATTGTCAAAGCAAAGGAGGCTGTTTCATGA
- the argF gene encoding ornithine carbamoyltransferase (Evidence 1a: Function from experimental evidences in the studied strain; PubMedId: 3099126, 6409881, 8025667, 9346304, 16585758, 26443366; Product type e : enzyme) yields MHTVTQTSLYGKDLLTLKDLSEEDINALLAEAGELKQNKIQPIFHGKTLAMIFEKSSTRTRVSFEAGMAQLGGSALFLSQKDLQLGRGETVADTAKVLSGYVDAIMIRTFEHEKVEELAKEADIPVINGLTDKYHPCQALADLLTIKEIKGKLKGVKVAYIGDGNNVAHSLMIGCAKMGCDISIASPKGYEVLDEAAEAAKTYALQSGSSVTLTDDPIEAVKDADVIYSDVFTSMGQEAEEQERLAVFAPYQVNAALVSHAKPDYTFLHCLPAHREEEVTAEIIDGPNSAVFQQAENRLHVQKALLKAILYKGESSKNC; encoded by the coding sequence ATGCACACAGTGACGCAAACCAGTTTATACGGAAAAGATTTATTAACGTTAAAGGACCTTAGTGAAGAAGATATAAACGCCTTGCTCGCAGAAGCCGGTGAGCTGAAACAAAACAAAATTCAGCCTATATTCCATGGCAAAACCTTGGCGATGATTTTTGAAAAATCATCAACGCGGACCCGTGTTTCATTTGAAGCGGGCATGGCGCAGCTGGGCGGGAGCGCCCTCTTTCTAAGCCAGAAAGATCTGCAGCTGGGGCGCGGTGAGACTGTCGCTGATACGGCAAAAGTGCTGTCAGGCTATGTGGATGCCATCATGATCCGGACCTTTGAACATGAAAAGGTGGAGGAACTTGCCAAAGAAGCTGACATTCCGGTGATCAATGGACTTACCGATAAATACCACCCATGCCAGGCGCTGGCGGATCTCTTGACGATTAAGGAGATAAAAGGGAAGCTTAAAGGCGTAAAAGTCGCGTACATCGGTGACGGAAATAACGTGGCGCACTCCTTGATGATCGGCTGCGCGAAAATGGGCTGTGATATCTCGATCGCTTCACCAAAGGGATATGAAGTGTTAGATGAAGCAGCTGAAGCGGCAAAGACATATGCACTTCAATCCGGCTCTTCTGTCACGCTGACAGATGATCCGATTGAAGCTGTAAAAGACGCGGACGTGATTTATTCTGATGTGTTTACAAGCATGGGGCAGGAAGCGGAAGAGCAAGAACGTCTTGCTGTCTTTGCGCCTTATCAGGTGAATGCGGCGCTGGTCAGCCATGCCAAGCCTGACTATACATTTTTACATTGTCTCCCTGCGCATCGCGAGGAAGAAGTGACTGCGGAGATTATTGACGGGCCGAACTCTGCAGTGTTCCAGCAGGCGGAAAACCGTCTTCATGTGCAAAAAGCACTGCTGAAGGCCATTTTATATAAAGGGGAATCATCAAAAAACTGCTGA
- the yjaU gene encoding hypothetical protein (Evidence 4: Unknown function but conserved in other organisms; PubMedId: 18582593) — translation MGITERYFQLGTEHNVIHLPYRPNGFGIFILGDRTHFVGHDSSFWQQHYGRNQLLSMLMNEGYTLFNSNLFGRHWGAEKAVTYAKQLIHSVLKQEILNPKIHILAEGMGALVADELLRFSPDHIRSAAMLNPCLDLQAHYESEKENKFFYKQFLKEVSKSYGISEKEAEAIRYKTIQSYPSGVPVHIWQRMTGAPYPYSVHAEVFKEKQQKQGSPVDMTFHLFEHPSRIYASICKFFHSHEKEL, via the coding sequence ATGGGAATAACGGAAAGATACTTTCAACTGGGAACGGAGCATAATGTCATTCATCTGCCCTATCGCCCGAACGGCTTCGGCATCTTTATCTTGGGGGACAGAACCCACTTTGTCGGACATGATTCAAGCTTTTGGCAGCAGCATTATGGCAGAAATCAGCTTCTGAGCATGTTGATGAATGAAGGATACACTCTTTTTAACAGCAATCTGTTCGGAAGGCATTGGGGGGCGGAAAAAGCAGTCACCTATGCCAAACAGCTGATACATTCTGTGCTGAAGCAGGAAATCCTCAATCCGAAGATTCATATTTTAGCAGAAGGCATGGGTGCTCTCGTGGCCGATGAACTGCTTCGTTTTTCCCCGGATCATATCCGCTCAGCCGCAATGTTGAATCCTTGTCTCGATCTTCAGGCACATTATGAATCGGAAAAAGAAAATAAATTTTTCTATAAGCAATTTTTGAAAGAAGTATCGAAAAGCTACGGAATTTCTGAAAAAGAAGCGGAAGCGATTCGTTATAAAACAATTCAAAGCTACCCGAGCGGCGTACCGGTTCATATATGGCAGCGTATGACCGGAGCTCCATATCCCTACAGCGTACATGCGGAAGTTTTCAAGGAAAAACAGCAAAAGCAAGGCTCACCGGTCGACATGACATTTCATTTATTTGAGCATCCAAGCAGAATTTATGCATCAATTTGCAAATTCTTTCATAGTCATGAAAAAGAATTATAG
- the carB gene encoding arginine-specific carbamoyl-phosphate synthetase (large subunit) (Evidence 1a: Function from experimental evidences in the studied strain; PubMedId: 216664, 1116335; Product type e: enzyme), producing the protein MPKDTSISSILVIGSGPIIIGQAAEFDYSGTQGCIALKEEGYRVILVNSNPATIMTDEAFADEIYFEPLTAESLTAIIKKERPDGLLANLGGQTALNLAVELEETGVLKEHGVKLLGTSVETIQKGEDREKFRSLMNELKQPVPESEIVDNEADALHFAESIGFPVIIRPAYTLGGKGGGIAPDKEAFTAMIKQALLASPINQCLVEKSIAGFKEIEYEVMRDSNNTCITVCNMENIDPVGVHTGDSIVVAPSQTLTDEDYQMLRTASLTIISALDVVGGCNIQFALDPFSKQYYVIEVNPRVSRSSALASKATGYPIAKMAAKLAVGYTLDELKNPLTGSTYASFEPALDYVIVKFPRWPFDKFKNADRKLGTKMKATGEVMAIERNLEAAIQKAAASLELKNIGTHLPELSGLSIDTLWDLAITPDDRRFFVVMELLSRSVSIDDIHEKTKIDPFFLHTFDNIIKLENRLMEAGSDLSFELLKKAKEKGFSDATIASLISKTEEEVRALRKEMGITPSFKIVDTCAAEFDAKTNYFYSTYFGETDGDISRKEKKRALIIGSGPIRIGQGVEFDYSAVHGVLTLQELGFETIMINNNPETVSTDYEIADRLYFEPMTTEHIVNVAEQENIDFAIVQFGGQTAINAAEALEKAGITLLGTSFQTLDVLEDRDQFYQLLDELGLKHAKGEIAYTKEEAASKASEIGYPVLIRPSYVIGGMGMIIVDSQAQLSQLLNDEDSMPYPILIDQYVSGKEVEIDLISDGEEVFIPTYTEHIERAGVHSGDSFAILPGPSITSGLQQGMKDAAQKIARKLSFKGIMNIQFVIDNGNILVLEVNPRASRTVPVVSKVMGVPMIPLATRLLAGASLKDLNPAVQNHHGVAVKFPVFSSHAIQDVDVKLGPEMKSTGEGMCVAYDSNSALKKIYTRVWSQKGSIYLQNVPEDVKELAENAGFTIHEGTFASWMEQEGNSLHINLSGSEEARKERLEAMTHGIPVFTEEETVRAFLQSGSGHPQPVSLKDLYKKEVASCTQ; encoded by the coding sequence ATGCCTAAAGACACCAGTATTTCAAGCATATTAGTAATTGGCTCAGGCCCGATCATCATCGGGCAGGCGGCAGAATTTGATTATTCAGGCACTCAAGGGTGCATCGCGCTGAAGGAGGAGGGCTACCGGGTAATTCTCGTCAACAGCAATCCGGCGACAATTATGACTGATGAAGCCTTCGCTGATGAAATTTATTTTGAGCCTCTGACAGCAGAAAGCCTGACAGCCATCATTAAGAAAGAACGGCCTGATGGGCTTCTTGCCAATTTAGGCGGTCAGACCGCGTTGAATTTAGCGGTGGAGCTTGAAGAAACGGGTGTTTTAAAAGAGCACGGCGTCAAACTCCTCGGCACATCCGTTGAAACGATACAAAAAGGAGAGGACCGGGAAAAATTCCGTTCGTTAATGAATGAATTAAAACAGCCTGTGCCGGAGAGTGAAATTGTTGATAACGAGGCCGATGCCCTCCATTTTGCGGAATCCATCGGTTTTCCTGTTATTATCAGACCAGCTTACACATTAGGCGGAAAGGGCGGAGGAATCGCCCCTGATAAAGAAGCCTTTACAGCTATGATTAAGCAGGCGCTATTAGCAAGCCCGATCAATCAATGCCTTGTCGAAAAAAGCATTGCCGGCTTTAAAGAAATTGAATATGAAGTCATGCGTGACAGCAATAACACATGCATTACCGTCTGCAATATGGAAAATATCGATCCGGTCGGCGTGCATACAGGTGACTCTATCGTTGTGGCGCCGTCACAAACATTGACAGACGAAGACTATCAAATGCTGCGGACAGCAAGTCTGACGATCATCTCAGCACTTGATGTTGTAGGCGGCTGCAACATTCAATTCGCGCTTGATCCATTCAGCAAGCAATATTACGTCATTGAAGTGAATCCGCGTGTAAGCCGGTCATCGGCTCTCGCATCTAAAGCGACCGGTTATCCGATTGCGAAGATGGCCGCGAAACTGGCAGTCGGATACACTCTTGACGAGCTGAAAAATCCGCTCACAGGCTCGACTTACGCAAGCTTTGAACCGGCACTGGATTATGTGATCGTCAAATTTCCGCGCTGGCCGTTTGATAAATTCAAAAACGCAGACCGCAAGCTTGGCACAAAAATGAAAGCCACCGGTGAAGTGATGGCGATTGAACGGAATTTAGAAGCGGCGATACAAAAGGCAGCCGCGTCGCTTGAATTAAAAAATATCGGGACACACCTTCCAGAGCTCAGCGGGTTGTCAATTGATACGCTATGGGATTTGGCAATCACTCCGGATGACCGCAGATTTTTCGTTGTCATGGAGCTGTTGAGCCGCAGCGTCTCGATTGATGACATCCATGAAAAAACAAAAATTGATCCGTTTTTCCTTCATACCTTTGACAACATCATCAAATTGGAAAACCGCCTGATGGAAGCAGGGAGCGATCTCTCTTTTGAATTATTGAAGAAAGCAAAGGAAAAGGGATTCTCAGACGCAACGATTGCCTCGCTGATCAGCAAAACAGAAGAAGAGGTGCGCGCGCTTCGCAAGGAGATGGGCATTACGCCTTCCTTTAAAATCGTAGATACATGCGCGGCAGAGTTTGATGCGAAAACAAACTATTTTTACTCCACATATTTCGGAGAGACCGATGGAGACATCAGCCGCAAAGAGAAAAAACGCGCGCTCATTATCGGATCAGGCCCGATTCGGATCGGCCAAGGCGTTGAATTTGATTACAGTGCTGTTCACGGTGTGCTGACACTGCAAGAGCTTGGGTTCGAAACCATCATGATTAACAATAACCCGGAAACTGTCAGCACCGATTATGAAATTGCGGACCGCCTGTATTTTGAACCGATGACAACGGAGCATATTGTAAACGTGGCGGAGCAGGAAAATATTGATTTTGCAATTGTGCAATTTGGCGGTCAAACTGCAATCAATGCTGCTGAAGCGCTCGAAAAAGCCGGCATTACTCTTCTTGGCACATCATTTCAAACGCTCGACGTGTTAGAGGATCGGGATCAATTTTATCAGCTTCTTGACGAGCTGGGATTGAAGCACGCAAAAGGAGAAATTGCTTATACAAAAGAAGAAGCCGCTTCAAAAGCGAGTGAGATCGGCTATCCGGTGTTAATCCGCCCATCTTACGTTATCGGCGGAATGGGCATGATCATTGTTGACTCGCAAGCCCAGCTTTCTCAGCTGCTGAATGATGAGGACAGCATGCCATACCCGATTTTAATTGATCAGTATGTGTCTGGAAAGGAAGTCGAAATTGATTTGATTTCCGACGGCGAGGAAGTCTTTATCCCGACATATACCGAGCATATTGAACGGGCAGGTGTCCATTCAGGGGACAGTTTTGCCATTCTTCCCGGACCGTCCATCACGAGCGGGCTGCAGCAGGGCATGAAAGATGCGGCACAAAAAATTGCCCGAAAACTTTCATTTAAAGGCATCATGAACATTCAATTTGTGATCGACAATGGAAACATACTCGTTCTTGAAGTGAATCCGAGAGCGAGCCGCACGGTTCCTGTCGTCAGCAAAGTAATGGGCGTTCCGATGATTCCGCTCGCCACACGTCTGCTGGCGGGAGCGTCCTTAAAAGATCTAAATCCGGCAGTTCAAAATCATCATGGAGTTGCCGTGAAGTTCCCTGTTTTTTCTTCTCATGCGATCCAGGATGTGGATGTCAAGCTTGGACCGGAAATGAAATCAACGGGAGAAGGCATGTGTGTCGCATATGATTCTAACAGCGCCTTGAAAAAAATCTATACAAGAGTCTGGAGTCAAAAAGGAAGCATTTATTTGCAAAACGTTCCGGAAGATGTGAAGGAGTTAGCAGAAAACGCAGGTTTTACAATACATGAAGGAACATTTGCCTCATGGATGGAACAGGAAGGAAACTCGCTCCACATTAATCTGAGCGGTTCTGAAGAAGCACGCAAAGAACGTTTGGAAGCCATGACGCACGGCATCCCCGTCTTTACAGAAGAAGAAACTGTGCGGGCGTTTTTACAAAGCGGTTCAGGCCATCCGCAGCCTGTATCTCTCAAAGACCTCTATAAAAAGGAAGTGGCATCATGCACACAGTGA